The DNA window ACCATCGACCGCCGTGCTGATAAATCCTATAGTACCAGGGAGGAGGTGAGATCCAAATGATAACTAAAGGAAGAGTATAAGGGTTATTACCTGAAAGTGAGAGCTGGTCGAGAAAGGCTTCTCTGCCACATCATCTGAAGGACTTCCTGGGAGAATTTTCCTGCGTTTAAGTGAGGCCAAAGGAGTGGCCAAAGGGACGTGATCATCCGACTCAGTCTCTTGATCAGCGGAAGAGCTAGAGGTTGAAGAAGAATCAATATTTTCCACTATCAGAGTGCTAGCCGAAGGGATGATGAGTGGTAGAATTGCCTGAGACAGTTGGGTGGTAGATCGAGTTCGCCGTCTCAACAGAGGAGGAACATATGCTTTCTTTTCTTGGGCAGCCGGGATTACTTGGGCGGGATTTGGTTTCCCTTCCATACCTTTTCTATCGTTCCTAGTAGCTGATAAATCCAAGGCTTGTCGGGGACTTTGAAGATCTGCAAtccaaacatataatatttcaaaattgaGAGTAGCAAACCATTTCAAAGGCAAAAGGAATTGTACCTGGAATCTCCAGCTCCTCGGGGAGAAGTTGATCGTATCATGCAGTCCACCACCCAAGATAATAATCGGATGCTGAAATGGGGCTCATTATAACGGGGTCTTGAAATATTCTTCTTGATCGGACAGTTCTATCAGTGACAGGGAAGTGAAAATTCTCTGGGACAATTCTGCCTTCATCATGTCATTCAAAGAACGAGGCAAATACAATGCACTGGAGGAGACGGTCGGACATAGACCCAGTTGGGATGGATTCAAAGCTGGATTGTAAAACTCAAAGACATGGGTACTCTGGTCGCGAGGGGAAGTCCCGTCATGTACCAAAAATCGAGGATGCAGGATGACAGTGCGTACATTTTCCACCAAGGATGACACATTTATCTTTTTACTGGCAGCCATATGTCCAACCCATGGGTACTCTTCGGCTGTGATGGTGAGGAAATGAGGACAATGAACCGCTCGCGAGAAAGGCAAGGATCGCATAAAAGAACAAACCCCTGCAATGGTGAAGTGACTCTGGAAATATATGAGCTCCCTCCATGATAATCGCTCAGATAGGAGTCCTGGTGGAAATTTTAACTCAGGGAAGTAAGAAAACAACCACATCTGGAGGAACCACATAGCCCCACTGAGTTTGGATAGGGGTGCGTCATTTACTGCGACATTCGACCAGTGATAAAGCGACCCCAAGAACATCACACCAAGACCATGAACATGTCCAACGCTTAAAGACCTAGCAAGGGCCAAGTATTCCATGGTAGGCTTACCAGAGGAGGGACAAAAGAGATATTTACATATCAACACCCACATGAAAGATATGCGTTCCTCACTGATGGGAGAAGTTCTTTTAAGAGTGCTCCAGGACCTAATAACCTGAGAATAAGATGAAGGATTCCAGTACTGTTCGGGAAGCTGAGGTAACTCCTGAGTATCCACTAAGCTGGCAAATTCATTTCCTATAAGGGGAAGACCTGTAAGATGCAAAACATCCAGTAGAGTTACAGACATAGGGCCACAGGGGAGTATAAAGGAATTACAAGGCAGCGCCCACAGCCTAATGGCACCTTCAATAAGGTCAAGATTAAAGGTACGGTCGATGGTGGACATTTGAATGAACTGATAAAGGCCCTGTTTCCGCCATATGTCCCCATCAAATTTTTTCAACCTATCGATCCAAATGTTCCAATTTGCATCACCTCGCGGTAGAGACTTGAACTTGGCGAATTCAAAAAGAGGCGCAACGGCACGATTCAACAATAGGACGTCTGACTCAAGAGTGGACAGGGGGAACAACATGTTGGTGGTCTC is part of the Primulina tabacum isolate GXHZ01 chromosome 18, ASM2559414v2, whole genome shotgun sequence genome and encodes:
- the LOC142533314 gene encoding uncharacterized protein LOC142533314 is translated as MLFPLSTLESDVLLLNRAVAPLFEFAKFKSLPRGDANWNIWIDRLKKFDGDIWRKQGLYQFIQMSTIDRTFNLDLIEGAIRLWALPCNSFILPCGPMSVTLLDVLHLTGLPLIGNEFASLVDTQELPQLPEQYWNPSSYSQVIRSWSTLKRTSPISEERISFMWVLICKYLFCPSSGKPTMEYLALARSLSVGHVHGLGVMFLGSLYHWSNVAVNDAPLSKLSGAMWFLQMWLFSYFPELKFPPGLLSERLSWRELIYFQSHFTIAGVCSFMRSLPFSRAVHCPHFLTITAEEYPWVGHMAASKKINVSSLVENVRTVILHPRFLVHDGTSPRDQSTHVFEFYNPALNPSQLGLCPTVSSSALYLPRSLNDMMKAELSQRIFTSLSLIELSDQEEYFKTPL